The following is a genomic window from Nitrospira sp..
CATACGCCAGCAAATACCCCATGAACGGCAGGAACAACAGCGCTCCCACACCGATCATATTGCCGATAAACCCCATCCAATCGTAATAGGCCCGCTCTTCGTCCTTCGTCGACCCCATGTACATATAGGCGGCAATCAATCCAGCCACGAACCCGCCGAACGTCACGTTCCCAACGAGCCGGTGCATATTGAGCGGCATCCAGCTGTAATTGAACATCTTGTCCCAGATCGTGGCGGTCGCTAGGAACTCAACGGGAGACACGCCCTCGGCCTTCACCGGCGTATTCATGAAGGAGGTGGGGCCATCGATTACAAAGAGCGTAATCGATCCGATGAGGTTCAAGAGCACCCCGAGCGCGATGTGACGCGCCTTCTTATTCCCCTTCCATGCATCCCATGTATAAAAATACATGTAGAGCACGAAGGTCTCTCCGATGAACAGCAGCGGATAAATGACGGCAAAGACAATGAAGAAGTGGTTGATCAACCAGGTCGTGAACTGCGGATAGGTCGCCAGCAGCACGAAAATGAAAAGTCCGCCGGTCAATGCGGTCATGCTGTAGAGAATGACCGTAACTTTCGTAACTTCCTTCGCCAACCGGTCATAGCGGGGATCCTGCTTGCGATACCCCAGCCACTCCGAAATGACCACGAAAATTGGAGCCCCAAGGATAAACCCTGCGAACAGGATATGGAGCTGAGCGACGATCCAGACCGCTGTCCGGTTCCCAGTATACGGAAACTCAACGGGCGGCGTGCCTGGTGCCTGCGCATAGGCCGCCCCGCCGAACAGCGCCAGAAGCGCAAAGAGAGCCATGAGACCGCGCTGCCATGTTTTCATGATGACTCGCCGCTCCTCCTTACGAGATTAATCTGCCGTCTACTTGCCGGCTTCCGGGGCCGCCGCAGGGGCAGAGGCCGCTGCAGGTGCAGCCGCAACAGAAGCCGCATCAACCCAGGCCTTCTTACCTTCATCCCAACCCTTGCCGGCCAGCCCGAAGCTGCTTTCGAACAACACGAGCTTCCATCGATCTTCATCGGACAACTTGCTCTTCCAGGCCTTCATCTTGGTGTTCGGCACACCTTCGGAAATGCGCCAGAACCACACGGCATCAGAATACAACTTCATCCGATCGCCGACGCGAAAATCGCGCGCACCCGCCTTGACCGGCTTGCCATCCTTACCGTGACAGCTGGCACAATTTACATCAGGATTTGTCTCGCCGATGAAAAGCTTCCGACCTTCTTCAAGCTTGGCAGCATCCGCCCACCAGCCCGCAGGCATGTGCTTATCAGCATACTCAGCAGGAGCAGGAGGAGGCGGAACCACCGGACCTTCACCGCCGCCTTCACCACCTCCGCAACCAGCCACCACTAAACCCAAACCCAGCACCATCATCAAATGCCACGACATTTTCATATAATTTCCTCCACTCCTTTTCTGCGACCCACAACACTTCTCAGCACAACCACATGCGCCATCAAGGCAGAAAAAAACGCCTCCGCAGGGGACTACCCCCTACAAAAGCGCTTCTCTGCATTCACCCCAAAAACCACAGCTATACATTCCCCAAGATTTTAGGCCTTCCCCTTCAACGAGCACATTGCCGCGCCCACAGATCGGCCGATTATTTTTTCCGTCGCCCCTGCCCCTTCTCTTGCTTTCCATCCCGCTTGCGCTGAGACCGAGAGACCTTCACACCAATCAACAAAGCAACCAGTCCACCGATGGACGCTAAAACCACCCACAGCCACGTCGGAGGCGCCGATCGGTCCACGACACAGCCGGATCCGAAATT
Proteins encoded in this region:
- a CDS encoding C-type cytochrome (MaGe:77309151) — encoded protein: MKMSWHLMMVLGLGLVVAGCGGGEGGGEGPVVPPPPAPAEYADKHMPAGWWADAAKLEEGRKLFIGETNPDVNCASCHGKDGKPVKAGARDFRVGDRMKLYSDAVWFWRISEGVPNTKMKAWKSKLSDEDRWKLVLFESSFGLAGKGWDEGKKAWVDAASVAAAPAAASAPAAAPEAGK